The proteins below are encoded in one region of Ostrea edulis chromosome 3, xbOstEdul1.1, whole genome shotgun sequence:
- the LOC125673713 gene encoding uncharacterized protein LOC125673713, with product MLAKLLIAFSAVCLASLLAEAALPKPRSRSFGSQFLDQTLRRRGGRGRKPVTPKQCEASGHAEIVKPKDFITPGWNEEQRRQIIENVRMNQEEWNRMQAFNQYYNPLDYSEYGYFKKDTYEFGCKDVCIQKRVPVLGAYLTIEDHNGMNGTYPCYVAPTQRLWYTTCGQKLPELTVKMSPAYQCLPNMIQEREVIMYCPDIVPQCRTRTFALPQACELSEVKCVSTVPKGNPFARFMRG from the exons ATG CTTGCTAAGCTTCTCATCGCTTTCTCCGCCGTGTGCCTCGCTAGTCTATTGGCCGAGGCGGCTCTCCCTAAACCCCGATCTCGCTCCTTCGGGAGTCAATTTCTGGACCAGACTCTGAGACGTCGTGGAGGAAGAGGTCGTAAGCCCGTGACCCCTAAACAGTGCGAGGCTTCCGGTCACGCCGAGATCGTAAAACCCAAGGACTTCATCACACCCGGATGGAATGAGGA aCAAAGAAGACAGATCATTGAGAACGTCAGGATGAACCAGGAAGAATGGAACAGAATGCAGGCtttcaatcaatattacaaTCCACTGGATTACAGTGAATACGG CTACTTCAAGAAGGACACTTACGAGTTTGGGTGTAAAGACGTGTGTATCCAGAAGAGAGTGCCTGTCTTGGGGGCTTACCTTACTATTGAGGACCACAATGGAATGAACGGTACCTACCCCTGTTATGTAGCCCCCACCCAGAGGCTCTGGTACACGACCTGTGGACA GAAACTGCCCGAACTGACCGTCAAGATGAGCCCCGCCTACCAGTGTCTCCCCAATATGATCCAAGAACGTGAGGTCATCATGTACTGCCCCGACATTGTCCCCCAGTGTCGCACCAGGACCTTCGCCCTCCCACAAGCCTGCGAACTCTCTGAGGTTAAATGTGTATCCACCGTACCCAAAGGAAACCCCTTCGCTAGATTCATGAGAGGCTAA
- the LOC125673712 gene encoding uncharacterized protein LOC125673712, which yields MMFYFVAFALAATVQSLQYGPGSPVLGDPRLVGIKSNPFADVMRLPIKMKQCRAATHYNADAIFDQSFVCPKNKLPATWPANDTDRFFIPLPEFPYYAQQPLYTAFTNPNNDPQAVAYYTQTYNALETDKYSGLDMDFSQCFSDLYKYEDAVQITKYKLAPVCKTTHVRLSSEAIWHNYNGKNYKCFIPYPQELTAVKCTHPQYGNIDKCRLGYGVRDEYRCAPTNFVRRKVNLVCPKIQMVFIRSFDVPTACSCKLCYECDNVIPDPRAYLSIPLGKK from the exons ATG ATGTTTTACTTTGTCGCCTTTGCACTCGCTGCTACAGTGCAATCTCTACAGTACGGTCCGGGATCGCCAGTCCTGGGGGACCCGCGACTCGTCGGTATCAAGTCTAATCCATTTGCTGACGTCATGAGACTCCCCATCAAAATGAAGCAATGTCGCGCAGCCACTCATTACAATGCGGACGCCATCTTTGACCAGAGTTTCGTCTGCCCTAAGAACAAGCTTCCGGCAACATGGCCAGCTAACGACACAGACAGATTCTTCATCCCGCTTCCAGAATTTCCTTATTATGCACA ACAACCCCTGTATACTGCTTTCACCAATCCCAATAACGACCCCCAGGCTGTTGCATACTACACACAAACCTACAACGCCCTGGAGACTGATAAATACTCCGGATTAGATATGGATTTCTCTCAATGCTTCTCTGACCTCTACAAATACGA GGACGCCGTGCAGATCACTAAGTACAAGCTTGCCCCCGTCTGTAAGACTACCCACGTACGATTGTCATCTGAGGCAATCTGGCACAATTACAACGGCAAAAACTACAAGTGTTTCATCCCTTACCCACAGGAACTCACAGCCGTCAAATGCACTCACCC ACAATACGGAAACATCGACAAATGCAGACTTGGATACGGAGTCAGAGACGAATACAGATGTGCCCCAACCAACTTCGTCCGCAGAAAGGTTAACCTCGTTTGCCCAAAAATCCAGATGGTCTTTATTCGATCATTTGATGTCCCCACTGCCTGCAGCTGCAAGCTCTGTTACGAATGTGATAATGTCATCCCCGACCCTCGGGCTTATCTTTCTATCCCACTAGGAAAGAAGTAA